In one window of Reinekea forsetii DNA:
- a CDS encoding Hsp70 family protein: MSLCGLDFGTSNSTVGVVIDQRATMVPLEKHPRTGALETTLPSALFFDFEGDNISFGRHAIEDYTRGDFGRLMRSMKSILGSRQMDDGTQIKNKLYTFNDIIGFFMQSLKQRAEQFSNQALESVVLGRPVHFNDHHPDLDAAAEARLSEIARAVGFKNISFQFEPIAAAYDYEQTVDREEIALIIDIGGGTSDFTLIKLSKANREKTDRQADLLANHGIHIGGTDFDRHLSLATVMPHFGLGVPYKDKPNLAMPIHYYVDLGTWHRIHSLYDPKVLRDLADLRLNMAQPDAIARLIQLLKQKDGHRLAGQVEQAKIDLADRQETQIDLSFLNRDSGSGDVLAHPVNRARLDAAIQSDVDRVFAAVAETLAQAGIGKGAINTIFTTGGSTALPSVRALIQSQFPDANWVSGDLFNSVGKGLVLEAQRRY, encoded by the coding sequence ATGTCGCTATGTGGTTTGGATTTTGGTACCTCAAACTCGACCGTGGGTGTGGTAATTGATCAGCGTGCAACCATGGTGCCGCTGGAAAAACATCCTCGCACCGGTGCGCTGGAGACGACCCTGCCGAGCGCACTGTTTTTTGATTTCGAAGGCGATAACATCAGTTTCGGTCGTCATGCCATTGAGGACTATACGCGCGGTGATTTTGGTCGGCTGATGCGCTCGATGAAAAGCATCCTCGGCTCTCGTCAAATGGACGATGGCACCCAGATTAAAAACAAGCTCTATACCTTTAATGACATCATCGGCTTCTTTATGCAAAGCCTGAAACAGCGCGCCGAACAGTTTTCCAATCAGGCGCTGGAGTCGGTGGTCTTGGGCCGGCCGGTGCACTTTAACGATCACCATCCCGATCTCGATGCCGCTGCGGAAGCCCGGCTGAGCGAGATCGCCCGGGCGGTTGGTTTTAAAAACATTTCCTTTCAGTTTGAACCCATAGCCGCCGCTTACGACTACGAACAGACCGTGGATCGGGAAGAGATTGCCTTGATTATCGATATAGGCGGCGGAACCTCTGACTTTACCCTGATCAAGCTGTCTAAGGCCAACCGCGAGAAGACCGATCGACAGGCCGATTTACTGGCCAATCACGGCATTCATATAGGCGGCACCGACTTCGATCGCCACTTGAGCTTGGCAACGGTGATGCCGCACTTTGGCTTAGGCGTGCCCTACAAGGACAAACCCAATCTGGCCATGCCGATTCACTATTATGTCGATCTGGGTACCTGGCATCGTATCCACTCTCTCTATGACCCCAAGGTGTTGCGCGATCTGGCCGACTTGCGGCTGAATATGGCGCAACCGGACGCCATCGCACGGCTGATTCAGTTGCTCAAACAGAAGGACGGGCATCGCTTGGCCGGGCAGGTGGAACAGGCCAAGATCGATCTGGCCGATCGGCAGGAAACACAGATTGACTTGAGTTTTTTAAACCGCGACTCAGGCTCTGGCGACGTCCTGGCCCATCCGGTCAACCGGGCCCGACTCGATGCGGCGATTCAGTCCGATGTCGATCGAGTCTTTGCCGCCGTAGCGGAAACCCTGGCGCAGGCCGGTATCGGCAAGGGTGCTATCAATACCATCTTTACCACCGGCGGTTCGACCGCCTTGCCCTCGGTTCGGGCGTTAATTCAAAGCCAATTTCCGGACGCCAACTGGGTCAGCGGGGATCTCTTTAACAGCGTCGGTAAGGGCCTGGTATTGGAAGCTCAGCGGCGCTATTGA